DNA sequence from the Cottoperca gobio chromosome 10, fCotGob3.1, whole genome shotgun sequence genome:
ACGGGACTTTCTTTTTACTTGATCTGTGGGGTTTTTTGTTAGCAGCTGCCTGCCCAGAGGACACGGGGGAAAGCAGATGGCTTCAGCGGTGAAACTCAGCAAAGAAAGTGAGTCACTAAAGTTCATTAGACAACAGGATAGCTGTGTGGCTGAGGACACGCTGCGGTCATGAGGCTCTGCATAGGCTTTAGTAGGCGTACTAAAGTAGTTATACTTAGTAATGCTGGATGTTTATAAAAGGGCAATACGTTTCATCTGTGGCAGCTGCAGAGAAGAATGTGCATCTTGTAAATTAGTCATTTGATAATAAGTATTAAACTCCATCTATCAACACCtcagatgttttcatttgttgctATTGGgcataaaaaaagaatcacatttatttttaacctcaacagaaatattgattttaaTGATGTGAGCACACAGTGTGTTGGCTGCAGAACAGATATTAAAGCACTATAAAGTCTTGGAAGGCTGCTCTTccagttgtgttgtgttgattcTTGTCACGGCCTGTTCCAGGGCTCCTGGTGAGGATTTTGACGTCTTCCTCCATCATGTAAAAGCCCAGTCGGACGCTTTCAGGGGCAGCAGTAAGTGAACCATCTGGCCTTGATTATATTAGCTCTAATGATATTCAAACATTCATACAGCTGCTTATCAGTTCAACGCATTCATGCATATCTCCATGAAAAAGGTATAAGAGTTACGTCCTCATGTAATAATTGACTCTTTGTTTCCAGGACTGCCGTCTGACACGAATGTGGTGACTCCCAACACAGAGTGCAGCTGGGACTTCACCACCAAGACCCGCTCCACCAATGAAGACGGCACCTCGCTGGATCTAGAGTGGGAAGACGAGGAAGGTGAGCGTTTCATTTGGGTTTGTCGCAAATCACTAATCCATCAAGCATTGTAAAAGCTTGATAGAACTTCGATCACAGAACTTTCTCTGCCTCCGGACCAGGGCTCTGGTTCTTTCTCAGCCAAGATTGAGTCTGTTTTCCAATGACACTTTAgcacagaggggaggaagaggccGAGCCGACCTTTTGTGCTTTCAGTACAAACATCAGTGATATTTAGGAAGTTTGACAGTAAATTCAGCTGATCTAAGAGTATTGTGCCATTTTTGGTCACTACTCTGTTTCTTCCTTTTAATCTTGGTCGTGTTAGTGCTGTCACCAGACTTTTGGGAGTTTTACTGATTCAAAATTTAAATTAATGTGAATTAGCAAAGATTTTAAACTAAGTTTTGCTTTTCACATTAATTGTTTCTATTAAAATACACCAAATATCATAATGTACACctgatttaatttgaatatgATTTATACAGGGTTGTATTATTATGCATGGTTCAAGAGCAGGGCACTGTGGGGCTGCTGGCCCATACGGCCTCATGGGGGCTGGTGGTATAATTTATGGCCCAGtgcatatacacatgtacatctTTGCTAGACAATGACAGTTTTACCTgggtaagttgtgattgtttgaaggacgcagacgatacgccgaataCGCCAGACATGTACAGCTCCTTATGGCTGAAACATGCCggcatatatgaaaagtagccCATAATGTGTCGGAGtgcaaatacgtccaacttttccacagcggtgttgtagctgacgtatacataacgaatacataacaaattattatacgtatgtcaaacattgatagcgtatcacttacttatttaaaacgtatcagagcgtctggacaacggagctggaaaagtgccatctggttcacgtcatgctgatgctggagaacggctaacatgctgaacgctagctgtactgtagaaacacgtttaataagttactccgtcgtcaggcataatcttaacatagggtaggaataggttatccactcgatatcaataagttggctgtaggattcaccgtcagccgacgtagcctacatctaacgttcctctaacgtagtcacgtaggtattccgtattcatgtatgtctaacgtaacgtctgcatatcttatgaagcacacgtcggttacgtccggtagttttgaacatgctcaaaacatcagcgttcaacaacgcaccccagcgtaacacagtgagctcttaatgaatccTACTtgtaccttatatctacgtaaaccagcgtgttgcccatattttgtatacgccatatttttgtatatcttatgcatttgttgagcattcgtctgatacattttgtataagtaagtgatgcgctatcaataggttagacatgtgtatctgtatatgttcacttttccgatgcggtgaaaagttggacgtatttggactctgacaaattttcgtatgcgccgtcatacgtttctgtcatacggatatgtgtgacagggcctttaggatATTGTGCAGATCAGTTGGTGAAATTTCAATTGAACAAGATCTTCTTAGGTTGATTACAGCCCTAATTAATATCCATAAATGGCATCTAAGTTAGGTTCTATGAAACAAATGTAgtatgttatgttttaaatgagGTTGTATAAAGTGTTGGGTTACTTGGCTTCTCTGTGAGCCACCAGATTACTGCCTGCAGCAGTTTTTGACTTCCGTGACTTCGGCTGTCAGAATGAAAGCTGGTGTCCTTGCATTGTAGGAATCAATCGTGCACTTCCAGCCTGGGAGAGGTCTCGGACGGAGGAGGACATACTGCGTGCAGCCCTCAAGCCTGGCGGCAAACAGATGACCAGCGGCCCGACCTCGGCCTCTGAGGACTCCAACGCACTGGAGTGGGAAAATGATTTTGTGAGTACCCTTCCAGAGGACAGTGCAGACACTGAATTTGAAGGGTTTGTCAATCCTGTCCTAGACACTCCCTCTGAGGACGCCTCAGACCACGGTCTCAGGTTGGACAACCAGGACAGATAGTATCCAGCACCAAAGGAGACGTTTGTTGTATCCTCTTCATGTCAAAGCCCACCACCTTTTTGCCTCATGAAATGGAAAGTTACATACTTGTTCTTCATATTTCTGTAACATGAGACTGATGCTGCAGGAATCTGTTGTGCATATCtacactacagtacagtgtagtgaTGTTTTTTATCAAATACTCATTTTTTCAGTGCCTTCATTTGCCATATTAGCCGACCATTTATGCATTGTAACTTAATCAGTTCAGTTACCAACCATTACCATTTGACGCATTGTGTAAGCCCCCGATCAGACAGAGccttatatttaaaaaataataataataaaaaaagagttttatctttctttcttggCATCCACCAAATGAGTGCTAACATATCTGAACACGAACCATGAAATGTTTGCTACCTATTAGTTAATGGTACAGTTTAAGTTAATGAAAACAACTAATTTACCTCCAGGCTGTTTTCTGTTCAGACCGTTGGTGAAGCCAAATAACTCCCAAGTATCCAGCAGCAGCCACCACACAAGGCTCAATTCTTAGGAGAAATGCCAATGATGTCTGACATTTTTCTGCTCTGAGTTGAAGTTTTTTTCAACTCGAGGCGTTTAAGGCACTCCTGCGAAGATGCGAGGCTCATGGAGCAGAAAAACGCTAAAGCAGCGAGCAAAGTGCCTTCGTTGACAACAACTATAAAAAGTCACCCCAAACTTCTAAAACGCGCTCTGTCTGATCAGGCCCTCGGTGCTTATTGTCGATGCACAGATGGTGACCAGGtgatcatacagaaaatgccaAGATACTCTAACGCTGTGTGTTATAATCACTAATGGATAtgacatatttaatttgttgtaGGGAGAGGGAAGTTCCATAAGTAACTTTTTAAATCCCAGCATGGACATTTCTCTGCATTTGACCTATCTTAACTATTTAGTAGGGGTGCAACAATACATCATATGTCATCAGTGCAAAGGGAAAAAATCGATCATATCATGTTTCAGACACGCCCTTATCAAAGATTCTTTACTGataacaatattttaatttaaacaaaaatgtagcacTTGATGGTGAATAACTCTTTATTCAAATCATATTTgagttgctttttgtgagttCATGATTGTGTTAAACGTGCATATATCGTCTCGTATCGATCGCAGGCCCTGAACTCAACTGAATCGATATCGCATCCtggcagactttgtgatatcaTATCGTTTCCCAAGGAATCGATATAATATTGTATCATGACGAAACATTTACACCCCTACTATCtagcagcagcagacagtcaGTGTGATGCATCTCCAGTGCATTGGTCTGTGGCAATGAAGTGTTCCCACATGTCCTTTTGGTgtgtggagaaaacacacaaactgaaaaaaagCACCAACAAAATCCAAAAGTCCTCGCTCAGCCCTCAGTCTCTGCACCTTAAGTGTTATACAGTTGTTGCATGATGGCAAGAAAGGAACTGAATTCCATATCAAGgaataaatattaaacacaatAATTGTGTTGATTCAGTGTAATAATACAGTCTCAACATTTGATCAGACCCAGGATTGTTTCTACAGTCGCTCGGGTGAAGATGGGATATTATCACCATCTAAATCATGGATTTATTGCACAACATCGTTTCAGTCACActtttgtgtcatttatttgaCGATGATTTCCGCCTGGGTGCCCAGCATGCCATCAAGCAGCAGCACCCGCAAATAAGGCATAGGTTGTGTGCTGTGAGTGCATGCACTCTGAAGAGAAAGCTCCCACTCCACTCAGGCTTCTCAGTAAAATTGCCAATTTGGGACCCATCAAATGTAAACCTGCTTAACTGTAATGTgcatttctgatattttaataGATCAACAAATAGAGTACCTGCTGTATGAGACATCCATTTACATTCAAATGCAGTCTTTCATATCTGATTAAATGTGTCGGTCTTTCAGGGCTAACGGCCTCGtgttcataaaaataaatacactttcaCTGTCCATTTGCAGTAATGTGCTCAGTGGTTtaatgtttctaaatatagAACTTTCCATAAGTAACATCTGCCAACAATAgacctttttataaaacaacttAATTAAGCACATCCTCCTCCTAAAAGGCCTATTGGTTCATCGTGGGACATCTGGGTTTTAGACTGCCTTTGTTCTTTTTTGACACTTAAGATTTTATTAGATCTTTTTAAAGGTCAAAACAATAGCGCAGAAGAGCAACATCATTGCCAGGCACCATGACATCCACAACATCTGCACCACAAACATAATATATGGATTATTAAGGACAGGGTCTTTATGCATCTCTACATAATTACCATATACTTATCTATGATTGGCAAAGCTGGCGGCAAACCACAGTTCACGTTCCTTATGCCATCAAATATATGAACTAAACTGGCCTTTTTCATagacataattattattattctcagtCACAAATCTAAACAAGGGTAAAGCTAAAGAATAGACATTATGGATAATTGCTCTGAGCTACTGGGAAATGATTGCAGAATATACAACATGGGTGGAACATCACACAAGACaatctttattaaaaacaaatctatttaccagctttaaaaaaagattctgaTGATTTCTGATTGCTGTCATTTGGTGTTCGGCTTGTATTCAGGGGACAAATCATTAAGTGTAATAACTGTTGCTCTAAACTAAAGACATTCATGAATCATAATCCTGTTGTTGTTCACTGCTTATAATGAAAGCAATACTTTGTGGAGATTGTGTGAGTCTGGATGAAAAAGATTAATGTGTggtgtagtaataataatgcatcTAATGCTGCTGTGTACATTATTCTACGTCTTGTGCTTTGACCATCACATACATGGGACATTAGTTTTTCACCATGATTATTTAATCAAAGGTCGTTGGCTGATTGCGCTCCAGTGTGTGGAGTTTTACTTTGGTGTTTTCAGCTTGAAGAGGAAGCTGAGCTGAGAAATGTGCACTGCTGTTGGAAGTGTGAAGACGAGACACGGGTTGATTTGTATTTTCAATTTACTTCTTTAATATTTGagtgttatttttagaaaagtCTGGTTTTGAACGCACACTTTTGCTGTGATTACATGATCTCTAATTAATCACTGTAACTTTCTGTACAAATAAAACCAACTTCACATTCCTTTGTCACACTGAGCCTGAGAGGGAAAAATATATTGTAGAAAAATGTATCGGGCATCACATGCACTGACTGTAATGACCAAATGTACACGAAGGATGGctcaaattaatgtttttaacagAAACGGCCTCACCTTAACAGTGGAAGTCAATTCTTTATGTGAATTGAGTCTTTTTCAAGGCGATATTTCCCACTGGCCTAATGTCAGAATGATTCTATCgcctgaagtacaagacataaGGGTGACGGACCGAAGTAACTGGTAAGTTTACAGGACTACAGGCAGCATCTAAACCAAGTCAATGTTTTACTTAACATCACAATACACATTACAAATTTACAATGCAAGTTTAAAAAGTAGGTAGATCTGAGCTCTCTATGAGCTCCTGATGTTCCACAGAGAGAACTTTAACTAGAGGTACTATATGGCTGCGTTATAAGACCAGAGGTTGGGCTGCCTTTCATTTTCATTGcactgtttctttgtgtttttacagctcAGTTGAACATGTTCAGGGGTTTGAGTCTCTTTTTTAGGAATCCATAAAATACTGTAAGCTCATCCACCAAAGCCTATTTACACTGTACAACGtatcatttttattaaagttgataCAAGTATCGTATCCATGATTTTTGCTCATTCGTATGATTCACAAACTTGTATGGTTTAGACAAACCTCAATTTCCTTTGAATGTATTTATCTCCTTAAAGGCTGCACAACTGAATTTGAGCTTCGGGGAAAGCGTGCTATGTGTTGCTTTCATgcagggctgtaccgaatagtttgAAGTGTTGTAAaagttaacatttatttaaaaaaggtagatttatttatttctgtagttcacaacatgtttttatctcaggaaatattctgcttcaatccatatttgttgatttttagcctttttaaaaacagtgtgTGCTCTCCCGCTTgccgcacacaaagggagggaCTCGCCTGTATTAACGGGGCGGTCCAGCAGCAATCTAACAGCACcatcaattacatttatatatccACAACAActaaaccttttctttttcaaggcTGATTACATCATTTGAAGCTTCATTAGAAACCTCAATAGAACCCTTGAATGACATTCGGTGCAGTCCTGCTTTCAAGTAAATCAAAGTAAAGACAAAATGATGCAAAGAATAAATGGAAGTAACTAGCAGAACAGTAGCTCGTAGTCAGTGCATCAGATACAGTGCACATACAGAATATTTAGGTCACAGTTCTTGCAGCTCAGACTCATTTTAAAAGCTAAAGCAGAAGCTTTTACTGGACAACATGCAGCCAGCAGTAAAAGGATCCACAGTGGTCCTCCGGCTGACTGAGGTTGAAGCTTCACTATTTGCTTCAAGTTGCAGGAATGGTTCTTTGATCTGTTTTGTCCCTTTTTGCTgctctgtgtttaaaatatAGCCATGATTCAACTTCCTGACAGTTCATGATCGAAGTGTTACTCATTGGCTGTTCTGAACACgctttgcttttaaaaataaatctttgtagacaggaagtgatggatttcatgtttctgttttttttatttttttttaagaggaAGACGTAGACACAATGGCTGAACAGTCAAAGTAAAATGTGAAACACTCAAACTACATGTGAAGTTaatacttttcatttaaaatcacaCACTGATACTGAAAATCAatatattactaatacattGGGTTACAGAGAGTGACGCTTATGACCAGTTAATGCAACAATGTGATGTCGTTTTTAATCGCATTGCACAAGATATTTGGCAGTTTCACAAACAGCTGCTAAAGCTTTTTTGTTCTATAAGTAAAGAATGTTTCTGTTATCACTCATCTGTCCCTTGATGGTGGTACAGAACTAGACTAGATTGAGCACATGTATAACATGAACCCTACAAGGATGGAGTTCTCTTTTCTTTACAACTTTGCACCGAGAGTGAACAGCTGGATATGTGCTTCATTTGCAGCTTggactttaaataaaagttgcCTTGGAATTTCTGCGTTGTCATTGCATATTTATTACAAGAGATTAGGTAGTGGACATAGTAATTGATTtgtgcacataaataaatacaatatttgattaattgagCCCAGAGTTTGGGGTTTTATATGACAAAAGTTTCCATTAGGAATCATGAGTACATGTAGAGTGCTATTCCTAGAATCAGCTCACTGTCACTACGTGTTCATTGTGAATATTTAATCGGATCAATGTGAACTGTAAGCTGCATTGTGGCAACATTGTGCCATAACATCTTCTGTTATGTTGTTAGAAATATAGcactttctcaaaataatgacatagtatcgcaaaaatgtaaaactgtgaaaataatgaCTTTCTTATCttgaaataatgagaaactctttatttttagatattaaatcactACTTTGAGATACAGTACGTGAGTCATAAGTTTCTCTTTTTGCAATACTAtttttatctgtatatatatatatatatatatatatatatatatatatatatatatatatttctgggCAGTTTACATCTCACAAACTATTATGCTTGTAAAGAATATTTTTGATCTATAGAGCGATAACTTACgaaaataaattaactttaatatcagcaaacatgtttaaatgttcactGTAAACTAATAGTGTCAATGCAGGAAACAAATGAACGTGCTAAAAATGTAGTTAATTGAATGGAATCACGAATGTTACATTACTGCCTGCATGGGATGGGACAGGCAAACActtcagaaaataaagaataaaggaGAATAAAGTTTTGTTAAGTGTGCCAGTAAATGTGGATGTTGTAAATCTACCTTTAACAGACAGAAACCGGGTGTCGGTCGCCCACGAGTGGTTGAACAGGGACATCGCATTTCATTgggaatctgaagactgaaagAAGAATCCGCACTCCCAACATTATCAGAGTTGGGGCTCGGTGTGTGTACAATGGTGATTATTAGTTTGTTTAATACAGTTAAATGTATGAATAACGCGGGGGCTGTTGAAGCTTGGAACAAGTGACTAGAAaggacaacaacacacaacaaaccgCAGTGCTCCAGACTGAGTGGAGCCAGCAACTTGTGAGACGTTCCCGAGCCGCAGCACGACCACCGTAAGAATCACAacttcacacactgaaacatcaTACACGTGTTTTAAAGAAAGACCCGCAATAACGTTTCATTTGTCTCAGGTTCCGCTGCTGATGTTATGTTTGACGTTTAACACCGTAATAATCCATAACTGCCAAAGGCGGAACAAGTTTGTTCACTCGTAACATTCCCTTATCTCTGGGAAAGGAAAGCAAAGTAACGTTTCCAAAGTTAGCCATGAAATGTAATGCGTTTGCAAACTATATCAAATAGTTGTTCTAGCTCATGTTATGGTGGTACGTTTAAGGCAAGAAGTAACCGAATTATCCTCAGCTGTAACACCAAAGCGAGCCCTAGTTTGTCAATAGCGGAGTGATATGCACTCCGCCTCCCCAGTCTACTTGTGTCCAGGATCTGGAGGACATGGCACGGGGAGACGGAGGGAAGAAAAGGTGGAAAACGAGAGAAAATCTTTAAGCGAGTAGGAACTACAGGCTTAACGTAACACCAAAATTCATTGCCATGGCTTGTGTGCGTTGTTGAAAGGTATGTGACTCATCAAAATGTTTCGTTAAAAGAGTAAGTGAACTCCGGCAGCTACATCAGCAGGGTACGCAGGGCAGAGGCTCGGCACTTTCCCTCGGTGGGCTGGGCTAGCAGCTAGCATAGCTACTAGCCTCAGTTGTGAGGAGTTCAAAAAGTTTCTggaatggaggaagaggaggaagggtGAAGTAACTTTGGCTAACCGTTACGAGGTAGAAAACTATGGCTctaaaagtcacattttaaagaggaAACTACGTCCTGAAGTGCTAGACTCTTAAACTAGATAGTGATAGTTGTTATGAGGTGCATGACTGTACATTTAAGCTAAACAAGTTGTGTTCCGTTAACGTAAGCTAAGCTAGTTAGCAAATTATCGAGGTTACTTACATTAGCTTGCTACATACCAGGGTTAGTTTGTGCCactgacatattgtattatattatgacTGTGCGTATTTCCGTGGTACAGTTCGATTAGAGCAGCGCTAAAAGCTATTTTTACTACTGTTTGGGGATTGGTGTAACGCTAGATCTCTCTgaatctcttttctctttctcgggggggtggggggtgctTACTACTCACCGTTCTTCCATATTGTCTGTTCCCTGCACTTCATACTTGTCAAGCATTTCAGGCAGACCTCACACAGACCGTAAGGCAACGTTTTGGAGTTTTTCCATGTTGCATGTTGTGTAGACGAGAACGACTGCATTACTTTAACTCCGAAGACACCGGCTGTGATAAACAGCTACTTATGCAGGCACATTTAACAGCGTATTTTGTTGTTTACCACTTCCAGTTTGATTCGTTTCCACTTTTTATGGAGATGTTTTGGCTTTTGGACAGAGCTTCAGATGAGTATCGACTCTACAGTATGAATTGTATGCCACGGATTCACAGTCTCCTGGCATGTTATCTTCAGCTGAAAGTATCATGTGCCTTGAACTGTTAACATATATGAACATTGGGCATGGTACAATAGAAAAACAATTTCATCTCATTTGGACAATACTTATCTATAAAAAGCAAGGCTGTGATTGTTCAATGTGtcaataatttttttttttaaatacaaaatatgtaGGTCATACTGTTTGTTGTACATCACCCATATGCTCAGGAATTCTGAGGACAGTTCACAAACAATCCTTAATCATTAGTACAGTTAGTTTTGTTGGATGAACAGTAAATCAAGGGCTTTAGTTCTCCCCCAACCCACTTTCATGATGTGGCTTTGTGAAAGTATGTTCGGCCAAGATTGATTTTGATTTTCAGCCTTTTGATGTCTTTGATGGCGAACACACAAAGAGCTATTGGTGTGAACCGTTATCAGTTAGTAGAGATGATCAGCTTTATCTGAAGGGTTAGTCATTCAGATGTAAATCGGCTTTTACGATGTGTTCATCAAACATATGTTTCTGCTTGCTTCAGTCAGGTTGGACATGTCCCTATGTTGAAATCTATTATTCATCATTGCTCACCCTTTTACAATGAACTGATGAATCACTGCTGATCCAGTCTAAATGAGGCCTGGCTGCATCCAGATCTCTGACTGATCAGGCTGTGTGGAAACAGCAGCTGGAACATAATCTGGTGAATGACAGAAACATTTACAGGCTGGTCATTTTTGTGTATGCCAACATGAATCTTTAGGAGGTTTCTCTCTGCTTTCATGTGCATGTAGAACAATGAGTAGTGGAAGTGGGTGCAGTGCTGTTGGACAGCTGTGTGCTGGAAGGGAGGGATCGGGGCAGATATGGGATGAGGGAGGAAGCAGCCCTTTGTGGTCACATCCTTTTTGACTAAGGCCGGCTTCACAAGCCCCcaaacagctgctgcaggctACATATGTTTGACTGTCTGCTTGCCGGGGCTGCATGATATGGACAGAAGTGTCAGATATCACAGCATTTCATTAGTGTAGTTCTGCGTCAGGAAGATGGTTTGAAACGCTCAGTATCACTACGTTAGTAGATGGGAACAGCAGATTGTTGGGGCAAGCATTGGACACATCCTGAAGCAGTACTGCATACATTTTTAAGGTGGTGATTCACAATTACTTTTTTGTGACTCATGGTTGTGCAATAAAGAAATGGCTGATGGATACCTTTTTAACCATCATATTGTATCAAAGTCTCagaattaaaaatagttttatttatttctcactcATTTtgagtacacattttattttagtgtctGTAGTAGGTTTTATTTCCTATCTGGTGGCAGAAATGGCAACCAGtatgtttcctctttttccaCGACAGCATTGACAAAACAGCTGCTGTACTTTTTAATAATTAGAACAAGACCTTGATTTTTAATGTAGGCCTAACAGGTGCTGCCCACATCTCTGCTGGCACCCCCACTCTGTCTGAGTAAAAGTATTGTTTCAGCCCACTCTTTAAACATACTTTTTCTCACATGTAACATGGCTACAAATAAGTAAATGTATGCTGTCCAAAACCATGGATTCtggtctttaaaaaaaaatcatgtaaaacatttgatgaACATCTTTTTCCCTTTCCATCCCAAGCCTCTTTGACCAGTTACTTCACCTTAATTCCATAATCAATCACAGTTTAACTAACTGTATGTTTGAAAGTATTAATTTTCCCATTTTTCATCTTGATGCTGCCTGGTTGACCAACTTGCCAGCTTCACATGCTGGTTGGGGCCATTTGTTTGGCTTTATGAGTATTCTccctcttgtttttcttttcaaatgtatgACAGTCTACATGTGTCACTTGGCACCTATCAGTCTTGCTGAAACTTGGATGAGGCAATTATCTGAGTCTCTTTATGGAAATGATGTGTCAGATCAAAGAGATTTTTGATCATCCTTTTTTTCACAAGCTGTGCTGAGGTCCAGACTTCATTTGTGATttggattttaaaaatattttaattgtgatattatttacaaatgatAGGAATATTTGCTTGTTTATCTACAGTGTATACGTAATGCCAAACAAATAAGTGTTGCTGATCTTTACATGTATCTgctctcttttctgttttgcagAAGGCTGGTGAAGTACAACACGGACTGTGCTCTGGTTGAAGAAGTTGATCCGGGACCAGAGAGGAACTGGGAGTTGTCAAGAAGC
Encoded proteins:
- the ap1ar gene encoding AP-1 complex-associated regulatory protein isoform X2, producing MGNCWAYCAGLFRREANRIQRGGGSKYFRSTTTGEHYTIEFENLVESDEAESPQPCPRPINEDEIKNLKEHRYTALSDNQILIDRKIQAALEAQEEKLRLEEEARNATQREAARLARERKLKELPAQRTRGKADGFSGETQQRKAPGEDFDVFLHHVKAQSDAFRGSRLPSDTNVVTPNTECSWDFTTKTRSTNEDGTSLDLEWEDEEGINRALPAWERSRTEEDILRAALKPGGKQMTSGPTSASEDSNALEWENDFVSTLPEDSADTEFEGFVNPVLDTPSEDASDHGLRLDNQDR
- the ap1ar gene encoding AP-1 complex-associated regulatory protein isoform X1; amino-acid sequence: MGNCWAYCAGLFRREANRIQRGGGSKYFRSTTTGEHYTIEFENLVESDEAESPQPCPRPINEDEIKNLKEHRYTALSDNQILIDRKIQAALEAQEEKLRLEEEARNATQREAARLARERKLKEQLPAQRTRGKADGFSGETQQRKAPGEDFDVFLHHVKAQSDAFRGSRLPSDTNVVTPNTECSWDFTTKTRSTNEDGTSLDLEWEDEEGINRALPAWERSRTEEDILRAALKPGGKQMTSGPTSASEDSNALEWENDFVSTLPEDSADTEFEGFVNPVLDTPSEDASDHGLRLDNQDR
- the ap1ar gene encoding AP-1 complex-associated regulatory protein isoform X3, which translates into the protein MGNCWAYCAGLFRREANRIQRGGGSKYFRSTTTGEHYTIEFENLVESDEAESPQPCPRPINEDEIKNLKEHRYTALSDNQILIDRKIQAALPAQRTRGKADGFSGETQQRKAPGEDFDVFLHHVKAQSDAFRGSRLPSDTNVVTPNTECSWDFTTKTRSTNEDGTSLDLEWEDEEGINRALPAWERSRTEEDILRAALKPGGKQMTSGPTSASEDSNALEWENDFVSTLPEDSADTEFEGFVNPVLDTPSEDASDHGLRLDNQDR